From the genome of Rhizobium indicum:
GGCTCGACCTCAAGCGCGGCGTCCTGAATGAGATCGATGCCGTGGCGCGACCGGACGCCCTGATCGGCTCTTCCACATCAGGCCTGCTGCCGACCGATTTGCAGCGCGACATGAAGCATCCCGAGCGCTTCTTCGTCGCCCATCCCTATAATCCCGTCTATCTCTTGCCGCTCGTCGAAATCGTCGGCGGCGAGAAGACCTCGGCGGCGACCATCAAGGCTGCCATGGAGCGACTGCCGCCGATCGGCATGAAGGGCGTCCACATCGCCAAGGAGATCGAGGCCTTCGTCGGCGACCGGCTGCTCGAAGCGCTCTGGCGCGAGGCCCTGTGGCTGATCCACGACGACATCTGCACCGTCGAGACCCTCGATGACGTCATCCGCTACTCTTTCGGCCTGCGCTGGGCGCAGATGGGCCTGTTCCAGACCTATCGCATCGCCGGCGGCGAGGCCGGAATGCGCCACTTCCTCGCCCAGTTCGGCCCCTGCCTGGCCTGGCCCTGGACCAAGCTTACCGATGTCGTCGATCTCGACGATCCGCTGATCGAAAAGATCGGCCAGCAATCCGACGAACAGGCGGCCGGCCGCTCGATCCGTGAACTCGAACGCATCCGCGACGAAAACCTCGTCGGCATCCTGCAGGCCCTCAAGGGCGGCGATGGCGGCAAGGGCTGGGGCGCGGGCAAACTGCTGAAAGACTTCGAGCAATCGCTGTGGGCAGGAGGCGGCGGGACGATTAAGTCTTTCGATCCGTCGAAGCCGCTGAGGCTCGTCGAGACGAAAGTCAGCCCAGCCTGGGTCGATTATAACGGCCATATGACCGAACACCGCTACCTCCAGGTTTTCGGCGATACGTCAGATGCGCTGCTGCGTCTCATCGGCGTCGATCTCGCCTATGTCGAGGCGGGGCAGAGCTACTATACGGTGGAGACCCATATCCGCCATCTCGGCGAGGCAAAGCTCGGACAGGCGATCCATTCGACCTGCCAGATCCTGTCCGTCGACGAGAAGCGGCTGCACGTCTTCCACACGCTTCACGATACGGCGACGGG
Proteins encoded in this window:
- a CDS encoding carnitine 3-dehydrogenase, which encodes MTGINKAACIGGGVIGGGWIARFLLAGVDVNVFDPHPEASRIVGEVLANAEKAYAMLTGAPLPPRGRLTFCTTLAEAAAGADWIQESVPERLDLKRGVLNEIDAVARPDALIGSSTSGLLPTDLQRDMKHPERFFVAHPYNPVYLLPLVEIVGGEKTSAATIKAAMERLPPIGMKGVHIAKEIEAFVGDRLLEALWREALWLIHDDICTVETLDDVIRYSFGLRWAQMGLFQTYRIAGGEAGMRHFLAQFGPCLAWPWTKLTDVVDLDDPLIEKIGQQSDEQAAGRSIRELERIRDENLVGILQALKGGDGGKGWGAGKLLKDFEQSLWAGGGGTIKSFDPSKPLRLVETKVSPAWVDYNGHMTEHRYLQVFGDTSDALLRLIGVDLAYVEAGQSYYTVETHIRHLGEAKLGQAIHSTCQILSVDEKRLHVFHTLHDTATGEALATAEHMLLHVDSKAGKAAPAPAGVLDKAKAIARAHAELAAPEGASRHVGQKR